In Magnetococcales bacterium, the genomic stretch TGGCAGCGGAAGGTTGTCCGACGGCCTGGGTTTCGGAGAGTTGACACAGAAAAAAACGAACCCGGCCATTGGCAGGCAGGATCGCACTGATTTTCAGAAACAATTCCTGGCTCTTCTTTTCCTGATTATTCAACCAGGGCCTCATGCTTCCGGACCAGTATCCATCCTGCCAGAGTGTTTCGACGATTTCCTCCACCAATGCCCGGTCTTCGCCATGGGGAAACAGGCGCAGAACATTTTTTCCTTCGAGTGTTTCATGGGGTTGTTGGACCATTCTGGAAAAGGCACGATTGATTCGGCGAATGTTGCCACGCCAATCGATCAGGGCAACCCCTTCGCGACTGTTTTCCAGGAGCACCTTGAGCAGTGTGACCTCGAAGGAGCGGCCATCGAGAAATTCCGCCAGATTGTCGATCCCATCGGTTTGTTTCCTGCTGTTCATGGGGCCATTTGTCCCTTCCGTTCCATTTCCATCCGCTCCATTCGTTGGATCAATGGCGGATGGGTATCATGAAGCATAACGTAAAACGGATGCGGTGTCAGATTGGAAAGACTGTTGGCGGCCAATTTTTTCAAGGCAGTGACAAGAGCGCCCGGATCGGGGGCTGTTTGGACCGCGAAACGGTCGGCCTGGAATTCGTTTGTTCTGGAATGCCATTTGAACAGGGGACCGGCGATCAGATCGACCGGCGTCAACAGCAGCGAGAAAAATACCAGACCCGAATGGATCGACACCTGTTCCATGAAAAAAGCCTGGGACAGTCCAGGATGTTCCAGGAAAAACGACATCAGAAAAAAAGTCAAGCCCATCTGGACGGTACCGATGGCAATTCCCTTGGGAATATGATGATGACGATCATGCCCCACTTCATGGGCCACGACCGCGATCACCTCGTCTTGGGTATGGGATTGGATCAGGGTATCGAACAGGGCGATCCGGCGATTTCGGCCAAAGCCGGTAAAAAAGGCATTGGCCTTGGTGGAACGTCGTGAGCCATCGACCTCGAAGATGTCGCGCACCGGAAAACCGACCTTGTCGGCGTATTCAAGCAATCCCTGGCGCAACGGACCATCGGGCAAGGGAGTGAACTTGAAAAACAGGGGAAAGATCCATCGTGGCGCGACATATTGAACCACAAAGCCGAACAGGGTCACGGTGATCCAGCAATACAACCATGCGAAAGAGCCTGCCGTCTGAAAGAACCACAGAATGCCCCAAAGAACGCCACCACCAAGAAAGATCATGAGGATCATGGATTTGACAAGATCAAGAACGAAGGTTGCAGGGGTTGTGCGATTGAAACCGAAGCGGTTTTCGATGACGAAAATCCTGTAGATTGAAAAGGGAAGATTGGCGATCCTGTGGGCGGCGACCAGGATGCCAATGTAGACGACGCCCCGGACAAGCACGTCATCCACCAGGGTCCGCAACCATTGATCCAGAATGTTGAATCCACCGAGCCACCATACCAACAGCAGCAAGGCCAGGTCCCATGAAGCGACGATCAGACCCCACCTGCCTTTTTCCGTCAGATAACGTCGCCCACGCGCAAAGCGTTCCTGGTCGAACAGGTCGGCGAACTGCCTGGGAGGTGTCGTGGCGCCATTGTCAAGATTGAGAAGGGTTGCCACCGTTTCAAGGAGAAACCCCAACAGCAGCGCCGAAAGGATCAACCACGAATAGATATTCACCCGATTTTTCTCCCGTGCCGGTCATCGCTCTTGCCGACCATTCCCGGACGAATCAGGGTCATCACGGTAGCGAGGACAACCCGGAAAATAAAGATCGGGTGCAGCGAGCGAAAAAGGATTTCCCTATAGGTGGCACTGCCGGTAAAAGTGTCCCACAAGGTTCGCCCCATGAGTCGTCGTCCCGATGGCCACTGGCGTTCCTGTTGCACCATGTAGACCATGCCTCGTCGGAGAAAGCGGAGTCTCTGGTAGAGAACCGTGAAAAAAAACACAACCTTGCCAATGGTATTGTCCCGGGCGATCCGTCGCACGACCGGTCCGTAATGCCTGTGAAAATCATCGGCGGAAATTCCCAGGAACAAGGCCGTGACGGCGCATGATTTGG encodes the following:
- a CDS encoding M48 family metallopeptidase, which gives rise to MNIYSWLILSALLLGFLLETVATLLNLDNGATTPPRQFADLFDQERFARGRRYLTEKGRWGLIVASWDLALLLLVWWLGGFNILDQWLRTLVDDVLVRGVVYIGILVAAHRIANLPFSIYRIFVIENRFGFNRTTPATFVLDLVKSMILMIFLGGGVLWGILWFFQTAGSFAWLYCWITVTLFGFVVQYVAPRWIFPLFFKFTPLPDGPLRQGLLEYADKVGFPVRDIFEVDGSRRSTKANAFFTGFGRNRRIALFDTLIQSHTQDEVIAVVAHEVGHDRHHHIPKGIAIGTVQMGLTFFLMSFFLEHPGLSQAFFMEQVSIHSGLVFFSLLLTPVDLIAGPLFKWHSRTNEFQADRFAVQTAPDPGALVTALKKLAANSLSNLTPHPFYVMLHDTHPPLIQRMERMEMERKGQMAP